GTATGTGGGCGCTATTGGTTCTCCATGGGGCGAGCACCCAGAGCGCGGAGTGTTCAAAACAACCGATGGGGGTGAAACATGGGAGAAAATATTATTTGTCAACAACAAGACCGGGGTGGCCGATTTGGTCATGGACCCCGCAAACCCCAACAAACTGTTCGCCGCCATGTGGGAACACAAAAGAGACCCTTGGTTCTTTAAATCGGGTGGTGAGGGTAGCGGACTCTACATGACCCACGATGGTGGAAAAAATTGGAAGAAATTGACGGATGAAGATGGCCTACCAAAAGGCGAGCTGGGGCGTATTGGCATTGCAGTGGCCAAAAACAAGCCCAATATTGTCTATGCTTTGGTCGAGGCCAAAAAGAATGCCCTATATAAATCTGTCGATGGCGGCTTTAAATGGAAAAAAATCAACGACAAAAACGATATCGGCAACCGGCCCTTCTATTATTCAGAGATTTACGTGGACCCTGAAAACGAAAACCGTGTGTTCTCGATCTTTACCTATGTGAACGTTTCAGAGGATGGCGGCAAAAACTTTACACAATTGATGCCGGCCTATGGGGTTAGCAATGGGGTACACCCCGACCACCACGCTTGGTGGATCCACCCCGACAACGGGCAATTTATGATGGATGGCAACGATGGCGGACTCAACATTACCAAAGATGGAGGCAAAACTTGGCGCTTTATCGGCAACCTGCCAGTGGCCCAGTTTTACCACATTAGCACAGACAATGAATTTCCGTACAACGTGTACGGTGGCATGCAAGACAACGGATCGTGGCGTGGCCCAGCCTATGTTTGGCGGGCACAGGGAATCCGGAACAGCTATTGGCAAGAAATCGCCTTTGGCGATGGGTTCGATGTGGTGCCAGACCTAGACAACAGCCAGTTTGGCTATGCCATGAGCCAACAAGGTTTCGTTTCACGGTATGATTGGAAAACAGGGAACAACTATATCGTTAGGCCCACCCCACCAGATCCAGAGACCAAGCTTCGCTTTAACTGGAATGCGGGCATTGGCCAAGACCCCTTCGAAAATGGCACAGTCTATTTTGGAAGCCAGTTCGTGCACAAATCAACGGACAAGGGCCAAACGTGGGAGGTCATCTCGCCCGACCTCACGACCAACGACCCTGAAAAGCAAAAACAGGACGAAAGTGGTGGCCTAACCATGGATGCCACAGGGGCCGAAAACCACTGTACCATTTTGGTCATAGAACCTTCACCCGTTGAAAAAGACATGCTTTGGGTAGGCACCGATGACGGTCGAGTACACTATACCCAAAATGGTGGTGAAACATGGGTTGAGGTGTCGCAAAACATCAAGGGATTGCCCAAAGGCAGTTGGATTCCCCAGATAAAGGCATCAAAAAACAATAAGGGCGAGGCCTTGCTGATCGCCAACGATTATCGCAGGTTCAATTACACTCCATACGCCTACCGTACCAAAGACTATGGCAAGACTTGGACGCGCATCGTCGATGAAAATGATGTGGAAAGTTACACGCTCTCGATTGTCGAGGATGCTGAAAATCCGAACCTGATGTTTTTGGGCACCGATGACGGACTGTACGTCTCGTTCGATGCAGGCAACAAATGGCAAAAATGGACGGAAGGGTATCCAACGGTTTCCACAAAAGATTTGGTGATCCATCCACGGGAACAAGATTTGGTCATTGGTACTTTTGGCCGTGCCGCCTGGGTGTTGGATGATATCCGTCCCCTTCGGGAAATAGCAAAAGATATGTCCGTCTTGAACAAAGAGGTGGCCCTTTTCGATACCCCGACCGCCTACCAAGCAGCCTACCAACAGGCCACCGGCAGCCGTTTTGGTGGTGATGCCCTATACAATGGAGACAACCGCAAGCGGGGCGCCATGATCACTTATTACCTGAAAGAAGGTAAAAAAGACATGAAAAAAGCACCAAAAACGGAGAAACCAAAAGAGAAAGAAGAAGACGCGGAAACCTCAGACCAAGAAAAGAAAGAGTTGACGGGGGTTCAGAAAAAAGATTCCGTACAATTTGATTTTTACGATGGTGATAGGCTGATACGTACCTTGAAATATAAGACTCCTGAAAAGGCGGGCTTCCATAGAATTTATTGGGGTATGGATGAAAAGGGGCCGGATAGGCCTTCCCGTAAAATCAGCAAACAAAATAGGGAACGCGGGGGCATTGATGTCAAACCCGGCACTTATAACGTAGTTGTCAGTTTTGGCGAAATGAAAGACACTACCAGTGTTACCGTTAAACCCGACCCAAGACTGGATGTTTCCATGGCCGCTGTGAACGAGGTATACGAAACGGGCAAAAAACTTGAGGACCATATGCAGACGGCTGCCGATGCGGTCAAGCAACTGGTCGAAAGTAAAGATCTGGCCAAAAAATTCGAAAAAGAGATGAAAGATTTGGATAAGGACAAATTCAAGGACCAGATTAAGGCATCCAAAGAAATTGTAAAGCAAATCGACTCGGTCATTGCACTGTATCTGGGCAAGGAAGATAAGCGTCAGGGCATTACCCGAAATCCTGAAATCACCGTAATGCAGCGTTTGAACACAGCCCGTTTCTACGTGGGTACCCGAAAAAATGGCATTACAGAGACAGAGAGAAGACTTATCCGCTTTGCTGAGGCAGATTTGAAAGAGGCACTGCAAAAGACCAACACCTTTTTCACCGACCAATGGAAAGCCTACCGAGAGTCGATTGAAAGTGTTGACCTATCACCATTCAAAGAAACCAAAACGTTTAGTTTGAATTAATGGGAAAGATTTTCATTCCAATTTTTCTGGCTTTGTTGAACGTTTCAATGGGCCAAGAATCCGCGCCCGAATACAGGGGCGAAGATAAAACCGGCATCTGGTATATGTATTTTGGTATGAACCGCGTAGCTGAAAGATGGAGCGTGCATACCGAAGCACAGTTCAGGTATTATGAGACCAGCGGCAATTTTAACCAGACCCTTTTGAGAACGGGCGCCAATTACCATATCAATGACAATGCGATTGCCACTTTGGGCTATGCGTTCATTGACACCGACCCTTCCTTTTTGGAATCTCCTTTGGCAGACATGGCATTTTCAGGAAATGAAATTTTAGAAAACCGAATTTTTCAACAATTCATTCTGAAAAATAAGGTCTGGGAATTTTTATTTGAACACCGGTATCGCCTCGAACAGCGGTTTCTAGAAAATCGTGGATTGGGCCTAGAAAAAGAGACCCAGCACCGGGCGCGCTATCGTTTACAAGTGACGCTTCCCCTGACCGATACCTTCTTTCTAAATTTTTACGATGAACTCTTCATAAATCTGCAAGACAATTTGTTTGGCCAAAATCGTTTGTACGGAGCGGTTGGTGTACATATTACCGAAAATAGCAGTTTGCAGTTAGGCTGGCTTCGCAATCAATTTTCAAACGCGGTTTACGACAGATTTCAGATAGGGTTCTTCTACAATCCCGACTTAAGGGGTATCTTTAAAAAGAAACCGGATTAAGTTATCAGTTTGAGCGCAGTAGAGAACTGGCCCCCACTTTGTAAAAAGGCCCCTCTTCTGCGCTAAAGGTGACATTCCAGCAAAATTTCGAAATGAACACTACAAAAGTCACCTTCAAGAACACAGAGGGGCAACAGTTGGTCGGCAGATTGGAGTTGCCTGTTGACCGTTACCCACATAATTTCGCGCTCTTTGCCCATTGTTTCACCTGCAACAAAAACCTGATCGCGGTCAAGAACATAAGCCGTGCCCTTACCTCAAACGGATTTGGTGTGCTCCGCTTTGATTTTACCGGTTTGGGTGAGAGCGAGGGCGATTTTGCCGATACCAACTTTTCGGGCAACGTACAAGACCTTATCGCAGCAGCAGATTTTCTAAAGGAAGAATACCAAGCCCCTACCCTACTTATCGGCCATTCACTGGGCGGTGCCGCCATCATTTTTGCGGCTGTTGAAATCGAATCCGTTAAAGCCTTGGCCACCATTGGAGCACCCTCCAATCCCACACACGTCAAACATTTATTGAAGAGCGGTATTGAAGATATCAAAGAAACCGGAAAGGCCACCATAAACCTAAGCGGACGTGATTTTACGATCAAAAAGCAGTTTTTGGAGGATTTGGAAACCAAATCCCTGCCCGAAACTGTCAAGAACCTACGAAAACCCTTATTGATCATGCACGCTCCGCAAGACACTACCGTGGGCATCAAAAATGCCGAAGAAATCTACCATGCCGCACACCACCCCAAAAGTTTTATTTCGTTGGATGGTGCCGACCATTTGCTTTTCAAAAAGGAAGATTCCCTATACGTAGGAGGGGTAATTTCGGGATGGGCCAAGAGATATTTGGATGTTCAGGATATCATAGACCCTGATTTGAAAACAAAGTACCAAGTGGTTGCCCGATTGGGTGCCGATGAAGGTTTTACCACCCAAATGAAGGTTGGAAAACACCATATGCTTGCCGATGAACCGGAAGACGTGGGCGGCAACAATTTTGGCCCAAACCCATATGAATTGGTGGCTGCAGGCCTGTCGGCCTGTACCGCGATGACCATCCAAATGTATGCCAAACGAAAAGGCTGGCCGGTAGATACGGTCGAAGTGCACACATCGTATGGCAAAGATTATGCTAAAGACTGCGGTAATTGCGAAACCGACGGTGCCAAAATTGACACCTTTGAGCGTTTGATAACACTAACGGGGGAACTCGATGACAAACAACGGCAACGAATTAAGGAAATCGCCGATAAATGCCCTGTTCACAGAACACTTCATAGCGAAACCCAGGTAATTACACAGCTTTTGGTAGGATAAAGAGATATTCGTGGCCCAACCTCAACTGCCTGCAAAGGGGGATCCAAAGATGCCCACGCCCAGTTCGGCCCAGACCAGCAAGAATACTAGTAAGACAACGATGCAAAGGGCCACCCGGTGCTGCTTTTTTACAACCCGCCTAAGGATAAGCTCTATTATGAAAATGGCCGCTGCCAAAAGTACTCCCATGACCAAAAAATCAGATGGGGACCAATCGACTTCATCGGTGAACTGCATCACCACCAATGGCAATAGCAAAAGTGCCAAACCGGATAAGGTCAATGTGATCAATCTTTTGTTAGGTGCCATAACATCAGGTTAAAAGTACTTTGAAATACAAAGTAAATAAAAAAATCCAAACCTACCCTATTTTCAATACAAAAGTTGTGTATTTTACCGATTGCAGGTGCTATTTTTTCAATTACAGCTCTATGGAAAGTAAAGTTTTCGAAGTCACCATACAAGGTATGCACAGTATTGTTGTACCTGATAAGGTAGCCGAGCCCTTTATCAAGGGCGGACATAAGCGGGTAAAGGTGCGTGCCTCTTTTGAAGACAAGTCGCTCGAGCTACATGCCGCGCTGAACCGATACCGGGGCCAATACACCATTATGTTCAGCAAAAGCAACCAAAAAGAATTGGGCATTTTTCCCAATGACTATTTTCAGTTGCAACTCTTCGAAGACACTTCAAAATACGGGGTCGAGGTACCCGAAGAACTAGAGGCGGTGCTGCAGAGCGATTACGACGCGTACCAGATATTTGAATCGTTCACCAAAGGAAAACAGCGCGGTATCATCTACGCCATAGCCCGTTATAAAAACCCACAGACCCGTATAGACAAATCGTTAATGCTCTGCGAAAACCTAAAACGGGGTATCCGCGACAACAAAGAACTGTTAAAATCCTAAAAAAATTCCTACATATTTTAAAAGTGTTTTCGGTTTAATTTATATTTAGTTAATAAACCTTTTAAACACTTATGAGAAAAAATTTTGTTACACTAACCGTTATGCTCCTTTTTATAGGAGTAGCATTTGGTCAGTTAGATGCTGGCCTTCCAGAGGGAAAACCTATTCTTGAAGAGGATATCCCCATTGATCCAAACGTCAAGATCGGCACACTAGAAAATGGTCTTACCTATTACATTCGCAACAATGGCAAGCCCGAAGACAAAGTTGAGCTTCGATTGGTCGTCAATGCCGGTTCCATTATGGAAACCGATCGGCAATTGGGACTGGCCCACTTTATGGAGCACATGAACTTCAATGGCACCAAGAACTTTAAAAAAAATGACCTGGTCGACTACCTGCAGAGTATTGGCGTCAAATTCGGGGCCGACCTGAATGCCTATACCAGTTTTGACGAAACGGTCTATATCTTGCCCATACCAAGCGATGACCCTGAAAAACTCGAAAAGGGATTTCAAATAATTGAAGATTGGGCGCACAACACCACCTTGTCAGAAGAGGCCATCGATGGCGAACGGGGGGTTGTGCTAGAAGAACTGCGCCTTCGATTGGGGGCAGAAGAACGGATGCAGCGGGTCACCCTACCCAAAATCATGTATGGGTCCAAATATGCTGAACGGCTTCCAATTGGCACCAAAGAAAATCTTGAAAACTTCAAGTACAGCGATGTGCGTGATTATTACAATACGTGGTATCGCCCCGACCTTATGGCGGTTATTGCCGTCGGCGACTTAGATGTCAAGACCATGGAAGAAAAAATAATAAGTCATTTCTCCTCCATAGCGAAGCCAAAAAATCCTGCCAAACGTGAAGCATATCAATTGCCCAACCATGAAGAGACGTTGATTGCCATAGCTTCAGACAAAGAAGCCCCTTTCACCAGGGTACAGGTCATGTACAAAGATCGTTTCGAGGCCCCTAAAGTGACCACTGTCAATGATTTTAGGCAGCGACTGGTGCGTAACCTGTTTTCCACATTGATCAATAACCGTCTCGACGAGCTTCGCAACAGTGCGAATCCGCCTTTTGTGTTCGCCTTTTCATATTATGGTCGCACCTTCGCCCGAACAAAGAATGCCTACCAATCAATCGCCTCCACGAGTCCTGAAGGACAACTTCAAGGACTTCGGGCCATTTTAGAAGAAAATGAACGGGTCAAACGCTTTGGTTTTCAAGAAGGTGAATTTGAACGGGCCAAAAAAACCTTATTTGCCAGGCTAGAAAAAGAGTACAACGATCGAGACAAACTTGAGAGCAATCGACTTGTTGGGCCTTATATCAGACATTATCTTGAGCAAAGCCCCATACCGGGAATCGAATGGGAATACGAAATGACCAAACGTCTATTGCCCGAGATTGAGTTGAAAGAGGTCAGCGGCCTCATTAAAGAATTCTTGCATGACGATAACAGGGTAATCGTACTGACAGGACCCGAAAAAGAGGGGCTGAAACAACCTACAGAAGCTGAGGTCAAGGCATTGCTTAAAGAGGTAGAATCGGCCAACTTGCAACCATATGCCGATACGGCCACAAGAAACGAACTCATAGAAAAGCTGCCAGAGCCGGGCACTATTGTCGAAACGGTCAAAAATGAAGATTTGGGCACTACCACGCTGGTCTTGGGCAATGGGGCCAAATTGACTTACAAAAAGACCGATTTCAAAAACGATGAAATACTGTTCAAAGCTTTCAGCCATGGTGGCAGCAGTCTTTATTCCGATGAAGAGTTAAAAGCTACTGCCTTTGCCAACAGCGGACTTGCCGAAGCGGGCATTGGAGGACTTTCAAAAACCGATTTGAACAAATATTTAAGTGGTAAAATTGTGAGGGTGACCCCGAGGATAAGCCTTTTCAGCGAAGAGTTTCAAGGCTCTGCTGCACCTAAAGACCTCGAGACCCTTTTTCAAATGGTACACCTGTATTTCACCTCACTTAACAAAGATAAAGAGGCCTTCAACTCTTTTATAACTAATCAGAAAGGCTTTTTGGGCAACCTAATGGCAAATCCGCAATTCTATTTTCAAGATCGGTTGAACACTATCAAAAATGAGGGCAACCCGCGTTATACGGGCTTCCCCACTATCGAGAAATTGGATGCCGCCGATTACGACCTTGCCTACCAAAAGTATCAAGAGCGTTTTGCAGACGCCGGTGATTTTCATTACTACTTAGTGGGCAATATCGATGAAGAACAAGTGGCTGCGTATGCTAAGAAGTATTTGGCCTCGCTACCCGGACTTCAAAGCAATGAAACCTATGTTCCGACCAAATTCAGAAGAAAGGATACATACCAAAAACACATTATCAAAAAGGGTACCGACCCAAAGAGCAACGTGCGCATTACCTGGGAAGAAGAAATTCCGTACGATGAAAAGACCGAAATGGCCATCAAGGCCCTTGGTGAAGTGTTGACCATTAAGCTGATTGAAAAACTTCGCGAGGAAGAAGGAGGCGTCTACGGTGTGGGCGCCCGTGGAAGTCTGAGCAAGATTTCATTTTCAAACCTTATGTTCAACATATCATTCCCTTGCGGTCCTGAAAACGTGGATAAATTGATCGCCGCCACCTTTGAAGAAATCGAAAAAATCAAAAAAGAAGGTGTGACCGATGAAGACATGGAAAAGGTGAAACAGACCTATTTGGTCAAAAGAAAAGAAGACCTAAAGACCAATCGATTTTGGATTGACACGCTTCTAAGCATCGACCAAGAGGACAGAAACCATGAAAATATACTAAGTTACGAAGAGCGCGTCAAATCATTGACCTCAAAAGATTTACAAGAAGTGGCGCAAAAATATTTGGACGGCAATTATTTCTTGGGCATCCTAATGCCCGAAGACAACTAAAATCTGTCTCCAGTATTTGCAGGTTGACAAAGGTTTAAATTATGAGTATTTTTAACGGAACCTAAAAACCCCTTACAATGAAAAGATTACTAGTATTGCCCTTAGGCCTACTACTGATAACCGCTTTTAGCTGCAAACAGGCAAAAAAGGAGGCCGATGAGGCCACCGAAGAAGTTGAAAAGACCGTTGAAAAGGTGGTCGAAGAAGTAACGGTAGAATCGTTGAAATTTGCCATGGAGCCCAAAAGCGACAGCGATGTCAAAGGTGAAGTAACCTTTACCGAAGAAGATGGTATGGTCACCATGGTGGCGACTTTCTCAGGACTAACCCCCGGGGAACACGCCATACATATCCATGAGAAGGCCGACTGTTCTTCCCCAGATGGAACATCGACCGGTGGCCATTGGAATCCCACTTTTCAACCCCACGGAAAATGGGGTGCCGAAGAGGGCTACCACAAAGGCGACATAGGTAATTTTGAGGCAGATGCCGACGGCAATGGCAGCATCGAATTTTCAACTGACCAATGGTGCATCGGCTGCGACGACGAGACCAAGAACATTGTCGGTAAGGCCGTAATCGTGCACCAAGGTGTCGATGACTTTACATCTCAGCCAAGTGGCGCGGCAGGGGCCCGTATCTCATGCACCGGAATCATTCAATAAAAGCACATCACACGTTTCAGAAGCCGCCTTTTTAGGCGGCTTTTATTTTTATGTATTATTTTTAGGGTCTTGAGCTTACTAACCGACTAAAATGATGACTATGGACAAGAAAATTTTTCTATTGGGCTTGGCCTGCACAATGCTTATGTTCGCTTGTGAAAAGAACATTTCCACTGCCAGTGTCTCCTCCCCCAACGGTACAAATGAAATCAGTTTTCACCTTACCGAAGATGGCACCCCGTTTTATCTGGTAAAACACAACAATAATGTGGTCATCGATAGCTCATCCATGGGCTTTGAGTTTAAAGAACAAGCGGCCCTTAAGAGCGGCCTAAAAATAACGGGCACCCAATCGAACACATTCGATGAGACCTGGGAAATGCCCTGGGGCGAGCAAAGAAAGGTGCGAAACCACTACAATGAATTGATTGTAAGCCTCGAGGAAACAACTGCTCCCAACCGAAAAATAAATGTCCATTTCAAGGCGTATGATGATGGTATCGGATTCAGGTATGAGTTTCTTGAGCAAGAGGGGGTCGACAGCCTCGTTATTATGGATGAGCATACAGAGTTTCAATTGACGGGCGACCATACCGCATGGTGGATTCCCGGTGATTGGGACATCTATGAACACCTTTACAGCACTACCAAGGTATCGGAAATCGATGCCCTTTCAAAAAGGGACCACCCAGACCTTGCCGCAACCTATATTCCTGAGAATGCCGTCAACACGCCGGTCACCATGCGCACCGATGATGGGCTTCATCTGAGCTTTCATGAAGCCGATCTGACAGATTATGCAGGCATGACGCTGAAAGTGGACCCCGAAAACCTGCGTTTGACCAGCGAGTTGGTAGGCTCTGACCGTTTGGGGCACAAGGTCAAAAGGGCACTGCCCTTTACAACCCCCTGGCGTACCATTCAGATTGCTGAAAGGGCGGGTGATTTGATCGAGTCGCGGTTGATTGAAAATTTGAACGAACCCAATAAATTGGGCGATGTCTCTTGGTTCACGCCCATGAAATATGTGGGTATTTGGTGGGAAATGCATTTGGGCCTCTCCACATGGGATATGGAGGCCACACAAGACATGAACACCTTTGCCACCTTGGGCAAAGAGCAGACCAGCAAAAAACACGGGGCCACCACCGAGAATACCAAAAGATACATCGATTTTGCAGCCGCCAATGGCTTTGGGGGCGTTTTGGTAGAAGGATGGAATACGGGCTGGGACCGCTGGATAGGTTTTGAAGACCGTGAAGGGGTCTTTGATTTCGTAACCCCCTACGCAGATTATGATTTGGATGAAGTGGCCGACTACGCCAGATCAAAAGGGGTCCAGATTATTATGCACCACGAGACCAGTGCAGCGCCCCGCACCTACGAACAGCAAATGAAAGCTGCCTACGAGTTGATGCAAAAGCACGGTATGCACTCGGTAAAAACGGGGTACGTGGGCAAGATCATTCCAAAAGGGGAATACCACCATGGCCAATGGATGGTGAACCACTATCGAAAAGTACTCGAAACCGCAGCTGACTACCAAGTCGCCATCAATGCCCATGAGCCCATAAAGGCGACAGGGCTCAGACGTACCTATCCCAATGCCATTTCACGGGAAGGACTTCGGGGCCAAGAATTCAACGCCTGGGCCACCGATGGCGGCAATCCGCCCGAACATCTGCCAATCGTCGCCTTTACCCGAATGCTCTCGGGACCCATAGATTTTACCCCTGGCGTATTCGAGATTGCGTTGCCTACCAAACCTAACAATCAAGTCAATACTACCTTGGCCCAACAATTGGCCCTGTATGTGGTGATCTACAGTCCCATACAGATGGCCTGTGATTTGCCCGAGAACTATGAAGGGCAACCTGCCTTTAAGTTTATCAGGGATGTCGGGGTCGATTGGGAACAGAGTAGGGTGTTGAACGGTGAAGTCGGTGACTTTGTCACCATCGCCCGTGAAGAACGCGATACGGGCCACTGGTTCGTGGGTGGTATTACCGATGAAAACAGCCGCGAAATAATGGTGAATTTTGATTTCTTGGAGGATGGAAAAACCTATGAGGCTATCATCTACAAAGATGCAGATGACTCACATTACCGAAACAACCCCACCGCCATTGTCATCGAGCAACTCGACATCAAAAAGGGAGACACCCAGACGATTACCCTACAAGAGGGGGGCGGATTTGCAATCAGTTTGAAGGTGAAGTAAGGTTCCGAAGCGGTACAACCAAATAAAATCTTCCGCACGGTCAACTCACCTCTTTCCGCAATACTTCAAGGGGCGGGCTCTGCAATACCGAACGGCTGTTCCACAGTCCTATGAGTAGAACCAAAAGGGTTATGCCGGGCAAGACAATCAGCATCGGTTCCCAAGATGGGGCGAATGTGGTATCGAAAACAAATTCGGCCAACAGATAGCTTCCCAAAAGCGACAACAATACCCCCATTGCGCTGCCCAAGAGTCCCAAATACAGGTATTCAAGCGCGGTGATGTGCAATATCTGCTTGGCCTTAGCGCCCAAAGTGCGAAGTAGCACGCTTTCTTTGATCCGTTGGTATTTGCTCGTTCGCACTGAGCCTATCAACACGATAATACCGGTCAGAATGCTGAAAAACGCTATAAAATTGATGACCCATGCGATTTTATCAAGAATGTCCTCGATAACGGTAAATATCTGTCGTAGATCAATGATCGACACCGTCGGAAGCCGTTTCACCAATTTTCGCTGCAACGATGCAGATACCGTTTCACTTGGTGTCTTGGTCGTTAGAATGTGAAACTGTGGTGCTTCTTCCAGCACTCCGGAGGGAAACAAAATATTGAAATTCAATTGCATCCGAAGCCAATCGACCGAGCGGATGTGTGCCACAACCGTTTCCATCAGCACACCCTGAATGTTGAATATCAACCTATCGCCCACCCTTACACGCGCATCAGCGGCCACATTATCGGCCAAGGATATAGGTATGGGGCCATCTCGCCAATCTGTTGGGGGCCACTCGCCATCTATGGTCGTTTCAGAGGCGACCAACGAATCGCGATAGGTGACCCGAAACTCATGGTAGAGTATCCATGAACCCAAGGTCGAAGTGGTATCCGCTATGATATCGCGTACTGTGGAGTCTTTGATTTGATGAATACGCATGGTAATGATAGGAATACTGTTGATGACCTCCATTCCTTCCTCGGTGATGCCCATAGAGGCCGTTTCACGCTCGTCTGTCTGTACATCCAACAAAATGAGGTTGGGGGCTTCTTTGGCACCATCGATTGAGGCCCGGGCCAGCAATATGTCACGCGTAAAATATAGGGTGCTGATCAAGAACGTACCGATGCCGATGGCCAATATCAGAACAACTGTCTGGTTGTTCGGGCGGAACAGATTCAACAAACTCTGCCTTGGGGCAAAACCCCATGAGTGCGGAAAATAACGTTTCACCATCTTCATAAAGAACTTGGCGATGCCTCCCAAGACCGCAAAAACTGTGATAATGGCAAAGACAAAATAAAAGGCATACCAAATATTGTTCAATAGCCAGAGCGAAAATCCAAAGATAAAAAGCACGATGGCGCCATAGACCAAGGCAATGGCCCTTCTTGATTTTTGAACATTGTTCTCTTGTACGCGAAGCACCTGTAGCGGTGATACATACCAAGTACCCAACAAAGGACCCATGGCAAACAGTACCGACATTAAAATGCCCAGTACCAAGCCCACTAAAATGGCATCGGGCACCAAACCGACCTCGACCTCAAAAGGCAGGAAGTCTTGCAGCACAAAGGGAAAGGACTGTTGCAGCAATAGGCCCGACAACACCCCGATAATGCCCCCTAAAAAGCCCATACCGGCAATCTGGAGCAAGTAGATCATAAACGTCTGCTTTCGCGTGGCGCCCAAGCACTTGAGTACCGCCACCGATTGCAGCTTCTCTTTCACATAGATATGCACAGAACTGGCAATACCAACACAACCCAACAAAAGAGCGATAAAGGCCACAAGGTTGAGAAACTTCCCGAAGTTGTCATAGCGTCGACCCAAGCGCTGACCTTCCGAAATATGGGTATCCATATCGGCATTTTCGATGTCGAGTTGCGGGTCGACCTCCTCATCAAGGGCT
This portion of the Flagellimonas lutaonensis genome encodes:
- a CDS encoding superoxide dismutase family protein, translated to MKRLLVLPLGLLLITAFSCKQAKKEADEATEEVEKTVEKVVEEVTVESLKFAMEPKSDSDVKGEVTFTEEDGMVTMVATFSGLTPGEHAIHIHEKADCSSPDGTSTGGHWNPTFQPHGKWGAEEGYHKGDIGNFEADADGNGSIEFSTDQWCIGCDDETKNIVGKAVIVHQGVDDFTSQPSGAAGARISCTGIIQ
- a CDS encoding glycoside hydrolase family 97 protein; its protein translation is MDKKIFLLGLACTMLMFACEKNISTASVSSPNGTNEISFHLTEDGTPFYLVKHNNNVVIDSSSMGFEFKEQAALKSGLKITGTQSNTFDETWEMPWGEQRKVRNHYNELIVSLEETTAPNRKINVHFKAYDDGIGFRYEFLEQEGVDSLVIMDEHTEFQLTGDHTAWWIPGDWDIYEHLYSTTKVSEIDALSKRDHPDLAATYIPENAVNTPVTMRTDDGLHLSFHEADLTDYAGMTLKVDPENLRLTSELVGSDRLGHKVKRALPFTTPWRTIQIAERAGDLIESRLIENLNEPNKLGDVSWFTPMKYVGIWWEMHLGLSTWDMEATQDMNTFATLGKEQTSKKHGATTENTKRYIDFAAANGFGGVLVEGWNTGWDRWIGFEDREGVFDFVTPYADYDLDEVADYARSKGVQIIMHHETSAAPRTYEQQMKAAYELMQKHGMHSVKTGYVGKIIPKGEYHHGQWMVNHYRKVLETAADYQVAINAHEPIKATGLRRTYPNAISREGLRGQEFNAWATDGGNPPEHLPIVAFTRMLSGPIDFTPGVFEIALPTKPNNQVNTTLAQQLALYVVIYSPIQMACDLPENYEGQPAFKFIRDVGVDWEQSRVLNGEVGDFVTIAREERDTGHWFVGGITDENSREIMVNFDFLEDGKTYEAIIYKDADDSHYRNNPTAIVIEQLDIKKGDTQTITLQEGGGFAISLKVK
- a CDS encoding M16 family metallopeptidase gives rise to the protein MRKNFVTLTVMLLFIGVAFGQLDAGLPEGKPILEEDIPIDPNVKIGTLENGLTYYIRNNGKPEDKVELRLVVNAGSIMETDRQLGLAHFMEHMNFNGTKNFKKNDLVDYLQSIGVKFGADLNAYTSFDETVYILPIPSDDPEKLEKGFQIIEDWAHNTTLSEEAIDGERGVVLEELRLRLGAEERMQRVTLPKIMYGSKYAERLPIGTKENLENFKYSDVRDYYNTWYRPDLMAVIAVGDLDVKTMEEKIISHFSSIAKPKNPAKREAYQLPNHEETLIAIASDKEAPFTRVQVMYKDRFEAPKVTTVNDFRQRLVRNLFSTLINNRLDELRNSANPPFVFAFSYYGRTFARTKNAYQSIASTSPEGQLQGLRAILEENERVKRFGFQEGEFERAKKTLFARLEKEYNDRDKLESNRLVGPYIRHYLEQSPIPGIEWEYEMTKRLLPEIELKEVSGLIKEFLHDDNRVIVLTGPEKEGLKQPTEAEVKALLKEVESANLQPYADTATRNELIEKLPEPGTIVETVKNEDLGTTTLVLGNGAKLTYKKTDFKNDEILFKAFSHGGSSLYSDEELKATAFANSGLAEAGIGGLSKTDLNKYLSGKIVRVTPRISLFSEEFQGSAAPKDLETLFQMVHLYFTSLNKDKEAFNSFITNQKGFLGNLMANPQFYFQDRLNTIKNEGNPRYTGFPTIEKLDAADYDLAYQKYQERFADAGDFHYYLVGNIDEEQVAAYAKKYLASLPGLQSNETYVPTKFRRKDTYQKHIIKKGTDPKSNVRITWEEEIPYDEKTEMAIKALGEVLTIKLIEKLREEEGGVYGVGARGSLSKISFSNLMFNISFPCGPENVDKLIAATFEEIEKIKKEGVTDEDMEKVKQTYLVKRKEDLKTNRFWIDTLLSIDQEDRNHENILSYEERVKSLTSKDLQEVAQKYLDGNYFLGILMPEDN